The following proteins come from a genomic window of Streptomyces sp. Sge12:
- a CDS encoding ricin-type beta-trefoil lectin domain protein — MRLTGKHRISLVAVAAAAAIVGSLQLPSSAFGTEDTGSVTSADTTGTAGAALPPAAEALDSHAEDSALHGSDGTVFKNGVMSLGADPSRTAARSSAAAAAAPPQGEGWKLSGATKWLQTGYTIKFYDQKSADWLGPYVQASAADLRRITNLPVAVDTKPVGWDYVRPKGEVVVGVLHRPCVPPAGEGSMGSTGWKVVRDGTGTANLSCGFTSSSVAETVTSGHAYIDDSFFTAAGKPTAAMGETYMRNHVSHELGHTLGLTHANRSLTKGDCVKGTDSGQFPVMCSPTYAYQDKRAGTYVQQFDVQGLRRLAAGAGATLSPQGRVTGIGAKCLDVKGGKAANGTQIQLYTCNGSAAQSWILGKDGTFRAFGKCLDNARNASTNGNKISLHDCNGSAAQRWSVNAKGQIVHVASGKVLDVTGGATANGTVVQLYAANTNKRQVWVTPKSA, encoded by the coding sequence GTGCGACTGACAGGCAAGCACCGGATATCCCTGGTTGCCGTGGCGGCCGCGGCCGCGATCGTGGGAAGCCTGCAACTCCCGTCCAGCGCGTTCGGCACCGAGGACACCGGGAGCGTCACGAGCGCCGACACCACAGGGACCGCCGGGGCCGCGCTGCCGCCGGCCGCGGAGGCACTCGATTCCCACGCCGAGGACTCCGCCCTCCACGGCAGCGACGGCACGGTCTTCAAGAACGGGGTCATGTCGCTCGGCGCCGACCCCTCCCGGACCGCCGCGAGGTCGTCCGCGGCCGCCGCGGCCGCCCCGCCGCAGGGCGAGGGCTGGAAGCTGAGCGGCGCGACCAAGTGGCTGCAGACCGGCTACACGATCAAGTTCTACGACCAGAAGTCCGCGGACTGGCTGGGTCCGTACGTGCAGGCCTCCGCCGCCGACCTGCGGCGCATCACGAACCTGCCGGTCGCCGTCGACACGAAGCCGGTGGGCTGGGACTACGTCCGACCGAAGGGCGAGGTCGTCGTGGGCGTGCTGCACCGCCCGTGCGTCCCGCCGGCCGGCGAAGGCAGCATGGGCAGCACGGGCTGGAAGGTCGTCCGCGACGGCACGGGCACCGCCAACCTCAGCTGCGGCTTCACCAGCTCCTCCGTGGCCGAGACCGTGACCAGCGGACACGCCTACATCGACGACTCGTTCTTCACCGCGGCCGGCAAGCCGACCGCCGCCATGGGCGAGACGTACATGCGCAACCACGTCAGCCACGAGCTCGGGCACACGCTCGGCCTGACCCACGCCAACCGCAGCCTGACCAAGGGCGACTGCGTCAAGGGCACCGACTCGGGCCAGTTCCCGGTCATGTGCTCCCCCACCTACGCCTACCAGGACAAGCGGGCGGGCACCTACGTCCAGCAGTTCGACGTGCAGGGCCTGCGGCGCCTCGCGGCCGGCGCCGGGGCGACGCTGTCCCCGCAGGGGCGGGTGACCGGGATCGGCGCCAAGTGCCTGGACGTCAAGGGCGGCAAGGCGGCCAACGGCACGCAGATCCAGCTCTACACCTGCAACGGCTCCGCCGCGCAGTCGTGGATCCTGGGCAAGGACGGCACGTTCCGCGCGTTCGGGAAGTGCCTGGACAACGCGCGCAACGCGAGCACCAACGGCAACAAGATCAGCCTCCACGACTGCAACGGATCGGCCGCGCAGCGCTGGTCCGTCAACGCCAAGGGCCAGATCGTCCACGTGGCATCGGGCAAGGTCCTCGACGTGACCGGCGGCGCGACCGCCAACGGCACCGTGGTGCAGCTCTACGCGGCGAACACGAACAAGCGCCAGGTCTGGGTCACCCCGAAGTCGGCCTAG